The stretch of DNA GAGCTCATCTCTGAGATTGCAAGGTCTAGCGGTGGCGATGCTAGGGCCAGCATACAGATTCTGAAAAATGCAGCAATCGACGCAGAATCAAGAGGTGCTGAAACTATAGCATTGGATCACGTAAAGATCGCAACAAAATGCGCAAGAAAGTATCGGCTGTCCTATCTTCTCAGAAAACTGAACGAGCACCAACAGACCCTCTATGAACTGTTAAAGCAGAACAAGGTCATGGACTCTGGAAGACTGTTCAACCAATATAGAAAATCAATGAACGAGACAGTCACGGACCGCTCTTACCGAAATTACATGACAAAAATGGTTGAGCTTGGTCTTGTGAGAGAAATTGGTTCCGGTAGATGGAAAAAATACGAAATTTCAATTTGATTTTGTTATTTCCTATGGTTTGCCTAGGTGGAGATTTATACTACCAAGCGAAAATAGAAAAAAGTTCCCATGCAGCAAGAATGAATACCAGTTGTCATACTTGATGATGAAGTTTACAATCTATACTCTTACAAGTTGGAAGAAGAATTAGAAAAGCTGGCAATAGAACACACTGCAGAATTATTTGGAAAGAACACGCATTTTTTCAATGTCAAGAGAAAAATAGTGAGCAAGAGCGGGATAGGTAGCACGCCAGACGGTTATTTGGTGGATCTAACCAATGACAAATTCTTCATCATTGAAGTAGAGCTGAGCTCTCATGATATCGTCCGTCATGTGATGAATCAACTCTCAAGATTCAAAATGGCCATGGACAACTCTGAGGCAAGATACGAACTGGCAAAATTCCTAGCCGGCACAACTGATACAGTGAAAAATAAGAACAAGGTTTCCGATATGGATTACTTGGCTAGGATTATTGGGAAGGGAGTGGGAATCTTCATAATTATTGATAGTATCTCAGAGCAGCTCAATGAAGTGGTTGAGTATCTGGCAAAGGATGGAACGGATGTAAGGGCAATACCTTTCGAGACATACACGAACAACCGGAACCAATCCCTCCATAAATTCACCACATTCACCAGAGAGACTCTGCAGAAAGAAGCCAAGAAGTGGACCTTCAAGTGGACAACAATTCCTGTGGACGAACATCTCGACAAAATCAACAATGACATGAAGAATGTCTTCTCCACGTTAAGCAAACAGATTTGCTCTCTGCCGAACGTCAAGGAAAAATCAAGAAAGAATTGGATCACTTTCCAGACTTCGCCACTCAAGAACTTTTGCACAGTAAAATTTCTCCCGGACTGTCTGGAAGTACACATAAAATCCAATGATTCCTTCATGGATGAAAAGGGTATTACTAGGAAAATCAAAAGAACTCCGGCTTGGACTTTTGACAGAGTGTTTACTATTAGTTCACAGAAAAATATTGAAGATGCGATGCATCTGATCCGACAAGCGTACCAGTGTACATGTGTCGAGCGCACTTGACACATTCAAGGACAAATTCGCAGATTTGTTTTCATATTTTTCCCAAGTTGGGTATCTGTCTGTGCCGTCGCTTGCGTTATAGTTAATACGATAATGTGAACCTTCTGACAAGCAAGGAATTCCCAAATACTGATGAATCACTTACTATCCAGCCCAGTGCTGCGAGTGCAGGTGAAAGAATCAAGGAGTTTGTTACTCCGTACAATATGCCAGCAGCGATTGGGATTGTTATGGCATTGTAGGTAAATGAAATTGCCAAGTTTTGCTTTATCTTTGCAAAGGAGTATTTTGCCAATTTTATTGCGTAGACTACGTCGTGGAGATCACTCTTCATTATTATGACGTGCCCAGAAGTAATGGCCACGTCTGTTCCAGAACCTATTGCAATCCCGACATCCGCCTGGGTCAGAGCAGGTGCATCGTTTATGCCGTCACCGACCATCGCAACTCTCTTTCCCTCCTCTTGCAGTCTTTTGACTTGTAACGCTTTTTGTTCTGGTAGCACTTGAGCCAAGATGTGCTTGATTCCTATCTGTTTTGCAACCGCGTTTGCAGTTTGCTGATTGTCTCCGCTAATCATTATGATGTCTTTTCCCATCTTTTTTAAATCATCTACAATGTGCTTTGCATTTTCTCTTGGAGTATCTGCTAATGCAATAAGACCGATTAGTTTATTGTCACTACACACGATGACAACTGTTTTTCCTTCCGATTCAAGATCGGATATTGTCATAAGTTGATCTTGTGGAATTGTTTCGATTTTTGTTTTTGGTCTTCCTACGAAGATCTGTTTTTGTTCACACACTACAGATATACCGTGTCCTGACAATGCCTCAAAGCTGGTAATCTCAAGTGGTTTGATATCTAGATATGATGCCTTTGTAACTATTGCCTTTGAAATAGGATGTTCTGATTTTAGTTCGGCTGAGGCGGCTACCTGTAAAACCGAGGTCGTGTCATATCCATTGCTTGGAATTACATCTGTGATCTGTAGATTTCCCTGAGTTAGGGTGCCAGTCTTGTCAAAGATTATGGTATCGACTGCTGCCAGCTTCTCAAGATATTCACCACCCTTTATCAAAACACCATGCCTTGCAGCTTTATCGACACCAAGGGACACCACCATCGGCGTTGCTATTCCCAAAGCGCAGGGACATGCCACTACCAGAACCGTAGCAAAGACGGTCAAAGCAAACGGTATGGATTGGAGGCTGAACAACCAGAAAAGAGACGACGCTATTGCGATGGCAAAAAGAATCGGAACGAAATGTCTTACGGCCTTATCCGCGACTCTCTGTATGTGAGATTTTGATGCTCTTGCTTGTTCTACCATTCCTATTATGCTAGCAAGAACTGTGTGGCTTCCAACGCTTGTTGCCTTGAATTGTATGTAGCCATTTTTGTTGATGGTTCCGCCAATTACCTTGTCGCCTATCCCCTTATCAACAGAAAGCGATTCTCCGGTGATCATCGATTCGTCAACCGACGATTCACCATACACAACTACCCCGTCTGTTGCAATTTTTTCGCCCGGTTTTACAACAATTATGTCGTCAACTTGAATCTGGTCGGCTTGAATTGTTTCCTCAGTGTTGTTCTTTAATATCGTTGCAGTTTTTGGCCTTAGCTCTAAAAGACTCCTGATGGAGCCTGATGTTGACTTTCTTATTCTTGCTTCGATGTATTCACCAATGAAAAAAATAGTGAGAACAGATGTAGATGCCTCAAAGAAAGTTGTGTGCGTTCCAACCAGAGTTGACAGTATGCTGTAAACGTAGGCTACCGTTGTGCTTATGACAACGAGGATGTCAACTGTAAATCCAGATCTGTGCTTTATGGTGTAGTAAAACCTCACATAGAACGGTTTGCCTAAAATCACCTGAATTGGAGTTGCCAATCCCAAAAGAATGAAATCAATTTCTGGTGAATCAAAAAATGTCTCAAGAACTACTATTGCTACGGTGAGGGCAAGCCCCATGGAAATAAGATACTTTGAATTCTTAGAAGCATTCTCATCTTCTGTTTCATTGGTGCAGCAAACACATCCTAGTTCTGTCATCAATGACAACCCTATGATTTTTCGTTATAGTGGACACATGAGTATAACCTATTGGCAACATCTGACAGGATGTTATCACTTTCTTCAAGAACCTTTGAGACCTTTCTATCGCTTATACTGTAAAAGATGCTTTTTCCCTCTCGCCTATTTTTCACCAGTCCGCAGTCCAGAAGACAGGCAAGATGGTTAGACACGTTTGATTGGCTCTGGCCGGTGACCTCAACTATTTGTGATGTTGTCTTTTCACCCTTTCGTAAATGTTCCAGAATTGCCAGTCTTGTGGAATCTCCAAATCCCCTGAAAAGTTTTGCCTTAAGTTTGAGTTTCTCTAATTGCATTAATGTATCATTAATTAATGATATGTTGTATTAATACTTATAATCACTAGAACATGTGTGAAACAAAGACCGATGAGATTATGATACTCGGTATATGTTGATGAATAAAAAAATCTCTGGTTAACCTTTTGATTTCGTTTTCCTCTGCAATAGAAAAATAAAAAGTGGTATTGTAAGCCCCACGATGGCTTTCCGCCTTAATGAAAGTCATTGACATGATTATAATGGATTCGTCCCTATCTCTTTTAATTCAAACTTGGATTAAGTGGTTTTGCTTAAAAACATATATCCTATCCTCCCCCAGGGGATATCATGTCACAAACATATGAATACGACGAGAAAAAATCAAACAAATTTGTAGACATAATACAGAGCAAGCGCATAGATGTCTCCCGTATTGCGGTGACTGGAATTATTGCGATTTTGTACTGGCAGCAACTAGTTCCTGTATATGTGCTATGGGCAGCAATTGCCATCGGACTGTACCCGTTAGCGAAAAAAGCCGCCATCGAAGGTATACGCGAACGAAAAATTGGAACCGAGTTGTTCATAACGATTGCTACCTTGACGGCTGTTTTTGGTGGGGAGACGGTAGCTGGCGCAGTATTGATGGTGATTATTCTAATTGCAGAATTTATCGCCGAGCTTAATACTGATCGGGCAAGGGCATCAATAAAGAATCTAATTGGTTCTGTCCCAACCACAGCAATAGTCAAAGACGGTGGGACGGAGCGAACAGTTGCCATTGCAGATCTAAAAGTGGGCGACATTGTGCTCGTGCGGGAAGGAGAAAAAATTTCTATAGATGGCACAGTCATACATGGAAATGGCGCGGTGAATGAAGCGCCAATTACAGGAGAGAGCATTCCAAAAGATAAAGCATGCGGTGATCACGTTTTTGCAGGAACTATTGTAGAGGCAGGCGCTTTTGACATTCGAGTTGAGCAGGTTGGAAAAGATACTACATTTGCTCGCATCATATCGCTTGTTGAAGAGGCTGAATCACACCAGGCTCCAGTCCAAAAACTAGTTGATAAGGTAGCTAAATGGCTGATCCCGGCAGTTTTTGCCTTTCTCATTATAGTTTATCTGGCAACACAGAATGTACTACTGATCGTTACACTTCTAATTTTTACATCGCCTGCGGAATTGGGTCTTGCAACACCATTGGTTATGATTGCAGCCATTGCGCGTGCCGCACGTAGTGGTGTACTTGTGAAAGGCGGTATCTACTTGGAATCGCTTGCGAAAATAGACACCATTGTTTTTGATAAGACAGGTACACTGACATCTAACAAATCACGCGTAGTCGATATCGAAGTATTTGACTCGTCTTTTTCAAAAGATGAATTGTTAGCGTTTGCCGCAACGGCGGATCGAAGATCTGCACATCCCCTGGCAAAAGCCATAGTGGATCATGCAAGCGGTAAAAAACTCGCCATTTCAGAGCCAACCGAATTTGAACAAGTGCGTGGAAGGGGTGTCAAGGCAACTGTGGAGAAAAAAGAGATACTGGTAGGAAACTCTGCATTACTCCAAGAAAACGGGGTTGAGGTACCTGTTATTGGATCTGGCTCATCCACCCCCGTGCATGTGTCGATAAACGGAAAGTTCGCAGGTGTGATCATGGTTGGAGATACGATTAGGCCAGGTGCCAAGACCGCGCTTGCAGAGCTACGAAACACCGGAGTAAAGCGCATTATCATGTTGACTGGAGATAATGAATCTACAGCTAAGGCAGTGACAGACGAACTTGGCATTGATGAATATCGTGCAAACCTCCTCCCGCAAGACAAAGTGGCCGTCATAAGGGAGATGCAGCAGAGAGGGACAAAAGTGGTAATGGTTGGAGACGGTATCAATGATGCTCCGGCCTTGGCAGCTGCAGATGTAAGCATTGCTATGGGTGGAGGAGGTACACAAGCCGCGATGGAGGCTGCAGATATTGTTTTGATGACCGACGATCTTGCAAAGATCGCAATAGCGCGTACAATATCGCGTCGTGCATATAGAACCATACAAGAAAACCTAATAGCTGGTGTTGGTGTAGTTCACATTCTAGGTATTACTGCAGCTCTGCTGGGGTGGATAGGTCCAATTCAAGCAGCAATACTTCACTTAGGGCCAGATGTACTCGTCTTCCTAAACTCTGTCAAATTATTAAAAGTAAAACTGGTAAAAGAATTACAAGTCAAAGATTGAGTATGATTGAATTATTTTAATATTGGACGTCTAAACTTATCAGATAAATATAATGAATAAGATGAATGGTATATGACTCATCATAAACTGCCTGAGGTAGAGAAAAGACTGGCCAGAATAGAAGGACATGTCAAGGGGATAAGAAAAATGATAGATGATGGGAAAAGCTATCCTGAAATCGTACAACAGATAACAGCAGTTCGTGCAGCACTCGATGGTGCAATTGGTGTCATAATAGAGGATTTGGTCGAAGGCATTAATCAAGCCCCGCACGGAAAACGAAGACAAGCTACTACAGAACTAAAAGACGCAGTTTCAAAGATACTTTGATGATTTTTGCCGAACTTGGCAAAATTATAATCCGAAATAATTGAGAATCACACTAAATTCATAACCACTAGAAGAAAAGCTTGGAATCATACTTGGCATCTCTGCTGCCATATTTGTATTTGAGATCGTTGGCGGAATCCCTAAGCAACAGCCTTGCCTTAATCTCAGACTCTTGCATGTTTTGTTGGATTTTAGTGCAATTGGCTTGGCATAGTAAGACTCTTTCAGAAATTAGTTAAATGATTTATCGCGTATCAGAGGTAAACGAGGCAGATCTGGTAATTCTACAATCTATTTTCTAATATTATACAAGACGAATTCACCAAAGTAAATGATTAAAACAATCGTTTGGTTGTCAATTCCAAATGAATCAAAAAGATGTATTTTCATCAATTC from Candidatus Nitrosotenuis aquarius encodes:
- a CDS encoding ArsR/SmtB family transcription factor, whose protein sequence is MQLEKLKLKAKLFRGFGDSTRLAILEHLRKGEKTTSQIVEVTGQSQSNVSNHLACLLDCGLVKNRREGKSIFYSISDRKVSKVLEESDNILSDVANRLYSCVHYNEKS
- a CDS encoding heavy metal translocating P-type ATPase, with the translated sequence MSQTYEYDEKKSNKFVDIIQSKRIDVSRIAVTGIIAILYWQQLVPVYVLWAAIAIGLYPLAKKAAIEGIRERKIGTELFITIATLTAVFGGETVAGAVLMVIILIAEFIAELNTDRARASIKNLIGSVPTTAIVKDGGTERTVAIADLKVGDIVLVREGEKISIDGTVIHGNGAVNEAPITGESIPKDKACGDHVFAGTIVEAGAFDIRVEQVGKDTTFARIISLVEEAESHQAPVQKLVDKVAKWLIPAVFAFLIIVYLATQNVLLIVTLLIFTSPAELGLATPLVMIAAIARAARSGVLVKGGIYLESLAKIDTIVFDKTGTLTSNKSRVVDIEVFDSSFSKDELLAFAATADRRSAHPLAKAIVDHASGKKLAISEPTEFEQVRGRGVKATVEKKEILVGNSALLQENGVEVPVIGSGSSTPVHVSINGKFAGVIMVGDTIRPGAKTALAELRNTGVKRIIMLTGDNESTAKAVTDELGIDEYRANLLPQDKVAVIREMQQRGTKVVMVGDGINDAPALAAADVSIAMGGGGTQAAMEAADIVLMTDDLAKIAIARTISRRAYRTIQENLIAGVGVVHILGITAALLGWIGPIQAAILHLGPDVLVFLNSVKLLKVKLVKELQVKD
- a CDS encoding DUF5655 domain-containing protein; this translates as MEEELEKLAIEHTAELFGKNTHFFNVKRKIVSKSGIGSTPDGYLVDLTNDKFFIIEVELSSHDIVRHVMNQLSRFKMAMDNSEARYELAKFLAGTTDTVKNKNKVSDMDYLARIIGKGVGIFIIIDSISEQLNEVVEYLAKDGTDVRAIPFETYTNNRNQSLHKFTTFTRETLQKEAKKWTFKWTTIPVDEHLDKINNDMKNVFSTLSKQICSLPNVKEKSRKNWITFQTSPLKNFCTVKFLPDCLEVHIKSNDSFMDEKGITRKIKRTPAWTFDRVFTISSQKNIEDAMHLIRQAYQCTCVERT
- a CDS encoding metal-sensitive transcriptional regulator, translating into MTHHKLPEVEKRLARIEGHVKGIRKMIDDGKSYPEIVQQITAVRAALDGAIGVIIEDLVEGINQAPHGKRRQATTELKDAVSKIL
- a CDS encoding heavy metal translocating P-type ATPase, giving the protein MTELGCVCCTNETEDENASKNSKYLISMGLALTVAIVVLETFFDSPEIDFILLGLATPIQVILGKPFYVRFYYTIKHRSGFTVDILVVISTTVAYVYSILSTLVGTHTTFFEASTSVLTIFFIGEYIEARIRKSTSGSIRSLLELRPKTATILKNNTEETIQADQIQVDDIIVVKPGEKIATDGVVVYGESSVDESMITGESLSVDKGIGDKVIGGTINKNGYIQFKATSVGSHTVLASIIGMVEQARASKSHIQRVADKAVRHFVPILFAIAIASSLFWLFSLQSIPFALTVFATVLVVACPCALGIATPMVVSLGVDKAARHGVLIKGGEYLEKLAAVDTIIFDKTGTLTQGNLQITDVIPSNGYDTTSVLQVAASAELKSEHPISKAIVTKASYLDIKPLEITSFEALSGHGISVVCEQKQIFVGRPKTKIETIPQDQLMTISDLESEGKTVVIVCSDNKLIGLIALADTPRENAKHIVDDLKKMGKDIIMISGDNQQTANAVAKQIGIKHILAQVLPEQKALQVKRLQEEGKRVAMVGDGINDAPALTQADVGIAIGSGTDVAITSGHVIIMKSDLHDVVYAIKLAKYSFAKIKQNLAISFTYNAITIPIAAGILYGVTNSLILSPALAALGWIVSDSSVFGNSLLVRRFTLSY